One genomic segment of Deltaproteobacteria bacterium includes these proteins:
- a CDS encoding phosphogluconate dehydratase, with amino-acid sequence MTNQKLLTITNRIKERSLKTRAFYQQRMTLQESKKPRRMQLSCGNLAHGFAACAPIEKSKLRTTEKPNVAIVSAYNEMLSAHKPYESFPKIIKEEALSVGAIAQFAGGVPAMCDGVTQGQDGMDLSLFSRDVIAQSTAIALSHNMFDAALLLGICDKIVPGMLMGALSFGHLPVIFVPGGPMPSGLANKEKARIRQLYAEGKATREQLLEAEAQSYHGEGTCTFYGTANTNQMLVEIMGLQLPGSSFVQPHSPLREALTREATRKAIQLSSLGNEYLPLWKIVDERSIVNAIVGLCASGGSTNHTIHLIAIAKAAGIQINWNDFHEISAMTPMLCRVYPNGEADINHFHAAGGTGFLIQELLRSGMLHDEVHTIAGLGLKNYTQEAFLNLNKVQWKPAAAESHDLNVLRPVASPFQDQGGLQLLEGNIGRAIMKTSALKDQHLAVEAEARVFSDQDQFLEAFKKGSLNCDFVAVITHEGPGACGMPELHKLTPALGVLQDKGFKVALVTDGRMSGASGKVPAAIHLTPEAIKGGLIGKIKDGDVIRIDARAGTLQVKLSAAELAERKVVNPDLSYKHFGSGRELFSQLRHCVTAAEDGASTLGLQ; translated from the coding sequence ATGACGAACCAGAAGTTACTGACGATTACAAATCGAATTAAAGAACGAAGCCTGAAGACCCGCGCATTTTATCAACAGCGCATGACTCTTCAAGAGAGCAAGAAGCCTCGTAGAATGCAGCTTTCTTGCGGCAACTTGGCTCATGGATTTGCGGCATGCGCGCCGATCGAAAAGAGCAAACTACGAACGACAGAAAAGCCCAATGTCGCCATTGTTTCTGCGTACAATGAGATGCTTTCAGCCCACAAACCCTACGAGAGTTTCCCTAAAATTATTAAAGAAGAAGCTCTTTCCGTCGGCGCGATCGCGCAGTTTGCCGGCGGGGTACCGGCAATGTGTGACGGAGTCACGCAAGGCCAAGACGGAATGGATTTGTCGCTTTTCAGTCGCGACGTCATTGCGCAATCAACAGCGATCGCGCTTTCCCACAATATGTTTGATGCCGCACTTTTGCTTGGCATCTGCGATAAAATTGTTCCAGGAATGCTGATGGGGGCTTTATCGTTCGGACATTTGCCCGTGATTTTCGTGCCCGGTGGTCCGATGCCGTCAGGTCTTGCCAATAAAGAGAAGGCGAGAATTAGGCAGCTCTATGCAGAAGGTAAAGCGACGCGCGAACAATTGTTAGAGGCTGAAGCTCAATCCTACCACGGCGAAGGCACCTGCACATTTTATGGAACTGCAAATACAAATCAAATGCTGGTCGAAATCATGGGGTTGCAACTGCCGGGGAGCTCATTCGTGCAGCCCCACTCTCCGCTGCGAGAAGCGCTGACGCGAGAAGCGACGCGAAAAGCAATTCAATTGAGCAGTTTGGGAAATGAGTATCTGCCGCTTTGGAAAATCGTAGATGAACGGTCGATTGTGAATGCGATTGTTGGGCTTTGCGCTTCGGGCGGTTCGACAAATCACACGATTCATCTTATCGCCATAGCGAAAGCAGCAGGCATACAAATTAATTGGAATGACTTTCACGAAATCTCTGCGATGACGCCAATGTTGTGTCGCGTTTATCCGAACGGGGAAGCCGACATCAATCACTTCCACGCCGCTGGAGGAACAGGGTTTTTGATTCAGGAGTTGTTGCGATCTGGAATGCTTCACGATGAGGTGCACACAATCGCTGGCTTAGGATTGAAAAACTATACCCAGGAAGCCTTTTTGAATCTCAACAAAGTTCAGTGGAAGCCCGCGGCAGCGGAAAGTCATGACCTCAACGTATTGAGGCCAGTGGCCAGTCCATTTCAAGATCAAGGCGGACTACAATTGCTCGAGGGCAACATTGGACGCGCGATTATGAAAACCTCCGCGCTCAAAGATCAACATTTGGCTGTTGAAGCAGAGGCCCGAGTTTTTTCGGATCAAGATCAGTTTTTAGAGGCCTTTAAAAAAGGCAGTTTGAATTGCGACTTTGTCGCTGTCATTACGCATGAAGGACCGGGCGCATGCGGTATGCCCGAACTTCACAAGCTAACGCCGGCCCTTGGCGTCCTACAGGACAAGGGATTTAAAGTGGCACTGGTGACCGATGGAAGAATGTCGGGTGCGTCCGGAAAAGTACCCGCGGCTATCCATCTAACTCCGGAAGCGATAAAAGGTGGACTGATCGGCAAAATTAAAGATGGCGACGTCATCAGGATCGACGCTCGAGCTGGAACTTTGCAGGTCAAGTTAAGCGCTGCAGAGCTGGCGGAGCGTAAAGTGGTAAATCCAGATTTAAGTTATAAACATTTTGGTTCAGGACGTGAGCTTTTCTCGCAGCTACGGCATTGTGTTACCGCGGCCGAAGATGGGGCTTCTACCTTAGGCTTACAATAA
- the pgl gene encoding 6-phosphogluconolactonase, giving the protein MKASTFKTFDSKESLFKCLTNDVTEILTEAIKQRDRASFAVSGGKTPQPFFQALSAAKLNWSKVSVTLADERWVPTDHADSNEKLVRDSLRVEGLRLISLKSSAADPYLGSVDVSRSLATMSKPFDVVVLGMGDDGHTASLFPTSKDLKLALYPENAETLCVGLTPPAYAPHPRITLTLPALLDSKKIIVLINGDKKKSVYFKACEEGPVEEMPIRAILQQQKTPVEVYWTAE; this is encoded by the coding sequence GTGAAGGCTTCGACATTTAAGACTTTCGACAGTAAAGAGAGTTTGTTTAAGTGTCTCACAAACGATGTGACGGAAATCTTGACGGAGGCAATAAAGCAGCGCGATCGAGCGTCGTTTGCTGTGTCTGGAGGAAAGACGCCACAACCATTTTTTCAAGCATTAAGCGCTGCGAAGTTAAATTGGTCCAAGGTGTCTGTCACCTTGGCTGATGAAAGGTGGGTACCTACCGACCATGCAGACAGCAATGAAAAACTAGTTCGAGATAGTTTACGTGTTGAAGGTCTGCGACTCATTTCTTTGAAGAGCTCTGCCGCGGACCCCTATCTGGGATCCGTCGATGTGAGTCGGAGTTTAGCGACAATGTCTAAACCATTTGATGTTGTTGTTTTAGGAATGGGTGACGATGGGCATACCGCTTCACTATTTCCTACTTCAAAGGATCTGAAGCTTGCGCTTTATCCTGAAAATGCGGAAACGTTGTGCGTTGGGCTTACGCCGCCGGCCTATGCTCCGCACCCAAGAATCACGCTCACTCTACCGGCCCTTTTGGATTCTAAAAAAATAATTGTCCTGATCAACGGAGATAAGAAAAAAAGCGTTTATTTTAAAGCTTGTGAAGAAGGACCGGTGGAGGAAATGCCAATCCGGGCCATCCTACAACAGCAAAAGACTCCCGTGGAAGTCTATTGGACGGCGGAATGA
- a CDS encoding bifunctional 4-hydroxy-2-oxoglutarate aldolase/2-dehydro-3-deoxy-phosphogluconate aldolase, translated as MLEKLLKISPVIPVVTIKKLEDAVPIAEALLEGGIKIIEITLRTDAGLPSIEEVSKRLSDMTVGAGTVSNPEQFKQASNAGSKFIVSPGLTDRLAQFALSEKTPYLPGVATISEIMKARDYGFHHLKLFPASVVGGPVAIKQFSSLFSDIYFCPTGGISLANMKDYLTISNVVCIGGSWLTPESAIESKNWNEITRLSRQAVAAAFA; from the coding sequence ATGTTGGAAAAATTGTTGAAAATCAGCCCGGTTATTCCAGTTGTAACCATTAAGAAATTGGAAGATGCAGTTCCAATTGCCGAAGCCCTCTTAGAGGGGGGGATAAAAATTATCGAAATCACTTTAAGAACAGATGCGGGCCTCCCATCCATCGAGGAGGTGTCAAAACGCCTTTCCGATATGACAGTGGGGGCGGGAACAGTTAGCAATCCCGAGCAATTTAAACAGGCAAGTAACGCCGGATCGAAATTCATTGTGAGCCCGGGGTTGACAGACCGCTTGGCCCAGTTCGCTCTTTCAGAAAAGACACCTTATCTGCCGGGAGTTGCAACGATTAGCGAAATCATGAAAGCCCGCGACTATGGCTTTCACCATCTCAAGCTTTTTCCGGCATCTGTGGTTGGTGGTCCGGTCGCCATTAAGCAGTTTTCGTCACTGTTTTCGGACATTTATTTTTGCCCGACTGGAGGGATCAGTTTGGCAAACATGAAGGACTACCTCACGATTTCCAATGTCGTTTGCATCGGTGGATCATGGTTAACGCCTGAATCAGCCATTGAATCGAAAAATTGGAACGAAATTACGCGTTTGTCGCGACAGGCAGTGGCAGCGGCTTTCGCCTGA